The following coding sequences are from one Salvia hispanica cultivar TCC Black 2014 chromosome 3, UniMelb_Shisp_WGS_1.0, whole genome shotgun sequence window:
- the LOC125217037 gene encoding translocase of chloroplast 120, chloroplastic-like translates to MENGIGIAEDAKLEERNGENHDGLEHSVKEIVRSSLDGSNCSLDEGVIEEDVAAKTRISGAGDELNTDVENSELIGTLEGNPDKFTVMSGVNVNPEILTSEENHDDGETVIEEVVTGEKNGSIFSKNNGNGHDVEDGEYKEIVESAVVTGETEKLEKSNQELDDGQSDNKKSFLEALISGDTKYADADNTEKLIPEDPGTSESTEVIRAENSEVENSPATITEIPDDGKLGDGASFCNHENGTSGHEDLVDSLDHERVKSEPVDVPEDHIREISVDNKDQNGVIESEAGIRPESESIETDAQDNEQKAVPGNMHAQEYQVGDEAEEKLCISSANRKDVETIEPKMVDVESMQGDNIEAGIRPDSESIETDARDNEQKAVPGNMHAQEYQVGDEAEEKLCISSANPKDVETIEPKMVDVESTQGDNIETQHVGQKEINHTSVSGTSDSDHAKESAGIETNLHAVDDSNLVKEIAEVNPQSSSPELSAKGSSHSQPNLTNDSAEVSGKINERPEQVGKEDEKPEVSLLGNKDEQQEASLSGNKQQEVRPSIDILSSAGNSSTADFSPARPANFEDASKVQEPVTRDDTAIAAQEPKPAADKSFSAKSVANHSSGVGHNSPLSEPTPQNMKHGSATDTSSTNSNSATPTRPAGLGRAAPLLEPSSRVVQQPRANGAASATQNQLVEDPTNGETEEYDETREKLQMIRVKFLRLARRLGQTPHNVVVAQVLYRLGLAEQLHGRSGGRGATFSFDRASAMAEQLEAGGQEPLDFTCTIMVLGKSGVGKSATLNSIFDEVFFGTDAFELGTKKVQDIVGTVQGIRVRVIDTPGLLPSWSDQRENERILRSVKNFIKKTPPDIVLYLDRLDMQSRDFGDMPLLRTITETFGPSIWFNAIVVLTHAASAPPEGPNGTATSYDMFVTQRSHVVQQAVRQAAGDMRLMNPVSLVENHSACRTNRAGQRVLPNGQVWKPHLLLLSFASKILAEANTLLKLQDTPPGRPFAQRTRSPPLPFLLSSILQSRPEVKLPSEQFGDGDDDDIDDGLDECSDEEENSEYDELPPFKPLSKAQLDKLSKVQRKAYYDELEYREKLFMKQQLKEERKRRKMMKKLQEEAKNMPSDYGDNGEEETSAAASVPVPMPDLALPASFDSDNPTHRYRSLDSSNPWLVRAVLEPNGWDHDIGYDGINVERLFVVKEKVPISFSGHISKDKKDANLQMEFACSVKHGKGKATSLGFDMQSLGKDYAYTLRSETRFSNHRINKATAGISATVLGDVVTGGLKLEDKLIIGKRGQIVVSGGGIYGRGEVAYGGSLEATLRDKDHPLGRFLSTFGLSVMDWHGDVAIGCNSQTQIPIGRHSNLFCRFNINNKGSGQFSFKVNSTEQLQIVLVALVPLAKKILGYSQQSQYA, encoded by the coding sequence ACAGTTATGAGTGGTGTCAATGTCAATCCTGAGATTTTAACGAGTGAGGAAAATCATGATGATGGGGAAACTGTTATAGAGGAAGTTGTGACAGGTGAAAAGAATGGATCGATTTTTTCTAAGAATAATGGTAATGGCCATGATGTCGAGGATGGTGAGTATAAAGAAATTGTTGAGTCCGCTGTCGTTACTGGTGAAACTGAGAAGTTGGAGAAGTCCAATCAAGAGCTTGATGATGGTCAGtcagataataaaaaaagctTTCTTGAAGCTTTGATTTCTGGAGATACGAAATATGCTGATGCGGACAATACAGAAAAATTGATTCCCGAGGACCCAGGAACTTCAGAATCCACTGAGGTAATCAGAGCTGAGAATTCTGAAGTTGAGAATTCTCCTGCCACGATAACGGAAATTCCAGATGACGGTAAATTAGGAGATGGTGCCTCTTTCTGCAATCATGAAAATGGTACCTCAGGCCATGAGGATTTGGTAGACAGTTTGGATCATGAAAGGGTAAAGAGTGAACCTGTTGATGTACCAGAAGATCATATTCGTGAGATATCAGTGGATAATAAAGATCAAAATGGGGTAATAGAAAGTGAAGCTGGCATTAGGCCAGAGTCTGAGTCCATTGAAACTGATGCTCAAGACAATGAACAGAAGGCTGTTCCGGGTAATATGCATGCTCAAGAGTATCAGGTTGGGGACGAGGCAGAGGAAAAGTTATGTATTTCTTCTGCCAATCGCAAAGACGTTGAGACCATTGAACCGAAGATGGTAGATGTTGAATCTATGCAaggtgataatattgaagctGGCATTAGGCCAGACTCTGAGTCCATTGAAACTGATGCTCGTGACAATGAACAGAAAGCTGTTCCGGGTAATATGCATGCTCAAGAGTATCAGGTTGGGGACGAAGCGGAGGAAAAGTTATGTATTTCTTCTGCCAATCCCAAAGACGTTGAGACCATTGAACCGAAGATGGTAGATGTTGAATCTACGCAAGGTGATAATATTGAAACTCAGCATGTGGGTcagaaagaaataaatcatACTTCGGTTTCGGGTACTTCAGATTCTGATCATGCTAAAGAAAGTGCTGGAATTGAAACTAACTTGCATGCTGTCGATGATTCCAACCTCGTCAAGGAGATAGCAGAAGTTAACCCTCAATCCAGCTCACCAGAGTTATCAGCAAAAGGTTCTAGTCATTCTCAGCCAAATCTTACCAATGATAGTGCTGAAGTGTCTGGTAAAATTAACGAAAGACCTGAACAGGTTGGAAAGGAAGATGAAAAACCTGAAGTATCTTTGTTGGGGAATAAAGATGAACAGCAGGAAGCATCTTTGTCTGGAAATAAACAACAGGAAGTCAGACCAAGTATCGATATCTTATCATCTGCTGGAAATTCTTCCACAGCCGACTTTTCACCTGCTCGTCCAGCCAACTTTGAGGATGCTTCTAAGGTACAGGAACCTGTAACTCGGGATGATACAGCAATTGCAGCTCAGGAGCCTAAACCTGCAGCAGACAAGTCCTTCTCTGCCAAATCTGTAGCTAACCATTCGTCTGGAGTTGGGCATAATAGTCCGCTGTCAGAACCTACTCctcaaaatatgaaacatgGGTCCGCAACTGATACTTCATCTACAAACAGTAACTCTGCAACTCCCACTCGTCCTGCTGGTCTTGGCCGTGCTGCACCACTATTAGAACCCAGCTCTCGGGTAGTGCAGCAGCCCCGGGCAAATGGAGCTGCTTCTGCTACGCAGAACCAACTTGTTGAGGATCCCACGAATGGGGAAACTGAAGAGTATGATGAGACTCGTGAAAAGCTCCAGATGATTCGTGTCAAATTTCTACGTCTTGCACGTAGACTTGGTCAGACTCCACATAATGTTGTTGTGGCTCAGGTCTTATATAGATTGGGCTTGGCCGAACAGCTCCATGGGAGAAGTGGGGGACGTGGTGCTACGTTTAGCTTTGATCGTGCGAGTGCAATGGCCGAGCAGCTTGAAGCAGGTGGACAAGAGCCCCTGGATTTTACATGTACAATCATGGTTCTTGGGAAATCAGGAGTTGGCAAAAGCGCAACTCTTAATTCCATATTTGATGAGGTATTTTTTGGTACCGATGCTTTTGAGTTGGGCACGAAGAAGGTTCAAGATATTGTTGGGACTGTGCAAGGAATCAGGGTGCGTGTGATCGATACACCTGGACTTCTGCCTTCTTGGTCAGACCAACGTGAAAATGAAAGAATCCTTCGTTCggttaaaaattttatcaagAAAACACCCCCTGATATTGTTTTGTATCTGGATAGGTTGGATATGCAAAGCAGAGATTTTGGTGATATGCCATTGCTGCGGACAATCACTGAAACATTTGGACCGTCTATCTGGTTCAATGCCATTGTTGTACTGACTCACGCTGCATCTGCTCCGCCTGAAGGGCCCAATGGCACTGCAACGAGTTATGATATGTTTGTGACGCAGAGGTCGCATGTTGTTCAGCAAGCTGTACGTCAAGCTGCTGGAGATATGCGGCTAATGAATCCCGTTTCTTTGGTGGAAAACCACTCAGCTTGCAGGACTAACCGAGCCGGGCAGAGGGTGTTGCCTAATGGTCAGGTCTGGAAGCCACACTTGTTGCTTCTGTCATTCGCTTCAAAAATTCTTGCTGAAGCAAATACTCTCCTGAAGTTACAAGATACGCCTCCTGGGAGGCCTTTCGCCCAGCGAACAAGATCGCCTCCATTACCGTTTCTTCTTTCATCTATTCTCCAATCAAGACCTGAAGTTAAACTTCCATCCGAGCAATTTGGTGATGGAGATGATGACGATATAGATGATGGTTTAGATGAATGCTCAGACGAAGAAGAAAATTCGGAATACGATGAATTGCCTCCATTCAAACCGTTGTCTAAAGCTCAGCTGGACAAGCTTAGTAAGGTGCAAAGAAAGGCATACTATGATGAATTGGAATATCGAGAGAAACTTTTCATGAAGCAGCAGCTCAAGGAAGAGAGGAAGCGGcggaagatgatgaagaaattGCAGGAAGAAGCTAAGAATATGCCTTCTGATTATGGCGACAATGGCGAAGAAGAGACCTCTGCTGCTGCATCTGTACCCGTTCCTATGCCTGACTTGGCCTTACCCGCTTCATTTGATTCTGATAATCCGACTCATAGGTATCGTTCTCTTGATTCCTCGAACCCCTGGCTTGTGAGGGCTGTCCTAGAACCCAATGGTTGGGATCACGACATCGGATACGATGGCATAAATGTCGAGAGATTATTCGTGGTCAAGGAGAAGGTCCCAATATCTTTCTCTGGTCACATTTCAAAGGATAAAAAGGACGCGAACCTTCAAATGGAATTTGCATGCTCAGTGAAGCATGGAAAAGGAAAAGCAACATCTCTAGGGTTCGATATGCAATCTCTTGGGAAGGACTATGCTTATACTCTACGAAGTGAGACGAGGTTCAGCAACCACAGAATAAATAAGGCAACTGCTGGTATCTCCGCTACGGTTTTGGGTGATGTTGTAACTGGTGGACTGAAGTTGGAAGATAAATTGATAATCGGGAAGCGCGGGCAGATTGTTGTGTCTGGGGGTGGTATTTATGGTCGAGGGGAGGTCGCCTATGGTGGTAGTTTGGAGGCAACCCTGAGGGACAAAGATCATCCATTGGGACGATTTTTATCAACCTTTGGACTTTCGGTCATGGATTGGCATGGAGATGTTGCTATCGGGTGCAATTCCCAGACACAGATCCCTATTGGCCGGCattcaaatttgttttgtcgttTCAATATCAATAACAAGGGCTCAGGACAGTTTAGCTTCAAGGTCAACAGTACGGAGCAGCTGCAGATAGTATTAGTCGCCCTAGTCCCATTGGCGAAAAAGATATTGGGCTATTCTCAACAATCACAGTACGCGTAA
- the LOC125216219 gene encoding protein BASIC PENTACYSTEINE4-like: MDESGRENTRQRMDGYHKVPVPQWNPMPQYQIKEPIAFQLNSKLMMLCNERDDATRERDRALTEKKSALDERDVAIKQLDAAIAERDEALRERDNAIAALQFHESTMNDLVNSSARGSKRAHHPMKEDCIRDAFPVSQVPHESPVPKKGTRAKANKDAQARSARSPKKVKKIGEDLNRQVKTEGYKTEWDAQDLGSMNQIMFDESSMPGPVCSCTGVPRQCYKWGNGGWQSSCCTTSLSMYPLPQMPNKRHARMGGRKMSGSVFSRLLTRLAEAGQDLSVSVDLKEYWAKHGTNRYITIK, from the exons ATGGATGAAAGCGGACGAGAGAACACAAGACAGAGGATGGATGGCTACCATAAGGTGCCAGTGCCACAG TGGAATCCGATGCCCCAGTATCAGATTAAGGAGCCAATTGCATTCCAACTTAATTCCAAACTCATGATGCTCTGCAACGAAAGGGATGATGCCACACGAGAGCGAGACAGAGCACTGACTGAGAAGAAGTCGGCTTTGGATGAAAGAGACGTGGCTATTAAGCAACTAGATGCAGCAATCGCAGAGAGGGATGAAGCCCTAAGAGAACGCGACAATGCCATTGCTGCACTTCAATTCCATGAGAGCACAATGAACGATCTAGTGAACAGTAGTGCACGTGGATCTAAGCGTGCACATCATCCTATGAAAGAAGATTGCATACGTGACGCATTTCCAGTGTCCCAGGTTCCACACGAATCTCCAGTTCCAAAGAAAGGGACGAGGGCGAAAGCTAACAAGGATGCTCAGGCGAGATCTGCTAGATCACCaaagaaagtgaagaagatAGGGGAGGATCTGAATAGGCAAGTCAAAACCGAAGGCTACAAGACTGAATGGGATGCTCAGGATCTTGGTTCCATGAACCAGATAATGTTTGATGAGTCGAGCATGCCAGGGCCCGTTTGCTCATGCACTGGAGTTCCCCGGCAGTGCTACAAGTGGGGCAATGGGGGCTGGCAGTCTTCATGCTGCACCACCTCCCTGTCGATGTACCCTCTGCCTCAAATGCCGAACAAGAGGCATGCACGGATGGGAGGCCGGAAAATGAGTGGGAGCGTCTTCAGCAGATTGCTCACGAGACTGGCGGAAGCCGGGCAGGATTTGTCGGTTTCCGTTGATTTGAAAGAGTACTGGGCTAAACATGGAACAAATCGCTACATTACCATCAAGTAA
- the LOC125216362 gene encoding protein BASIC PENTACYSTEINE4-like, with product MDENGRENRRHRMDYHKVPQWNAMPQHQIKEPIAFGMNARLMMLCNERDDAIRERDRAMAEKKAALDERDAAVKQLDTAVMERDEALRERDNAIAALQFHENTVNALLVSSARGSKRTHHPTREDCIRDDASYEAPVSKKGTKAKANKDSPMRSARSPKKGKKIGEDLNRQVTTDGSKAEWDAQDLGSMNQIMFDESSMPVPVCSCTGVPRQCYKWGNGGWQSSCCTTSLSVYPLPQMPNKRHARMGGRKMSGSVFSRLLTRLGAAGQDLSSPVDLKDYWAKHGTNRYITIK from the exons ATGGATGAAAACGGACGAGAGAACAGAAGGCATCGGATGGATTATCATAAAGTTCCACAG TGGAATGCAATGCCCCAGCATCAGATTAAGGAACCAATTGCTTTCGGAATGAATGCTAGACTCATGATGCTCTGCAACGAACGGGATGATGCCATAAGAGAGCGGGACAGAGCAATGGCTGAGAAGAAGGCGGCTTTGGATGAACGAGACGCTGCTGTCAAGCAACTCGACACAGCAGTCATGGAGCGCGACGAGGCCCTGAGAGAACGCGACAATGCCATTGCTGCCCTCCAATTCCACGAGAACACAGTGAACGCTCTATTGGTGAGTAGTGCACGTGGATCGAAGCGTACGCATCATCCTACGAGAGAAGATTGCATACGCGATGATGCATCATATGAAGCTCCCGTTTCAAAGAAAGGGACGAAAGCGAAAGCTAACAAGGATTCTCCGATGAGATCAGCTAGATCGCCAAAGAAAGGGAAGAAGATAGGGGAGGACTTGAACAGGCAAGTCACGACTGATGGATCCAAGGCTGAATGGGATGCTCAGGATCTCGGTTCCATGAACCAGATCATGTTTGATGAATCGAGCATGCCAGTGCCCGTGTGCTCGTGCACTGGAGTTCCCCGGCAGTGCTACAAGTGGGGCAACGGGGGCTGGCAGTCTTCGTGCTGCACCACCTCCCTGTCGGTGTACCCTCTCCCCCAAATGCCAAACAAGAGGCATGCGCGAATGGGAGGCCGGAAAATGAGTGGGAGCGTCTTTAGCAGATTGCTTACGAGACTGGGGGCAGCTGGGCAGGATCTGTCGAGTCCCGTTGATCTGAAGGACTACTGGGCTAAACATGGAACGAATCGCTACATAACCATCAAGTAA
- the LOC125212059 gene encoding INO80 complex subunit C — translation MEPEVVEAEMVLPTHMWFKKIQTYDKYPKGQARVRWKQLKQIIPAENYQNYPPEEPNYVNIETPPSMHPCRRICDITGYEAPYVDPRTKLRYANAQVFKVIRSLPNDYVQRYLALRNAAVVLR, via the exons ATGGAGCCTGAAGTGGTGGAAGCAGAAATGGTGTTGCCAACTCACATGTGGTTTAAGAAGATTCAGACTTACGATAAGTATCCGAAAGGGCAAGCCAGAGTCAGGTGGAAACAGCTCAAGCAGATTATTCCCGCTGAGAATTACCAGAATTATCCTCCCGAGGAACCTAATT ATGTTAACATTGAAACACCACCATCTATGCATCCATGTAGAAGAATCTGTGATATAACTGGATATGAG GCACCTTACGTTGATCCAAGAACCAAGCTTCGGTATGCCAATGCTCAAGTTTTCAAGGTGATTAGGTCTCTCCCAAACGACTACGTCCAACGCTACTTGGCTCTCAGAAATGCTGCAGTTGTCCTGAGGTAG
- the LOC125215820 gene encoding bZIP transcription factor 29-like: protein MAGENEEDNGETTQRLHSSFGTSSSSLHHTLPLNQLNIPQLHMPQFRGQIRQQQSPNSCGERENGGKRLGIPPSHPQIPPISPYSQIPFNRAGNQQNFSTSPGPSHGRSLSQPAFFAVDSLPPLVPSPYREAPSNSVSDRISTDVAMEEMEGGGGSHHMLPPSPFARGSVCRAGESLPPRKAHRRSSSDIPFGFSSILQSSPPLMPLRSPGALDRSGTQPVQLVKRESSWEKVEGSGEGTGERKYEDDLFSAYMNLDNIDAFNSSETDDKLGNENRDDLDSRASGTKTNGGDSSDNEATSSVNESGSSAQKPRVSTLTERREGIKRNAGEDIAPTTRHYRSISMDSFMGNMSFDESPKMPPSPGTNQLSPTNSLDANTNGFSLEFGNGEFSGVELKKIMTNEKLAEIASSDPKRAKRILANRQSAARSKERKMKYIVELEHKVQTLQTEATTLSAQLTMLHRDSTGLSSQNNELKFRLQSMEQQAQLRDALNEALTAEVQRLKFATTELSGNPLKFQQYPQMFQLRHQQATQTNMHQLQQQQPQQSQQVNGNNNKNTTKDETKQYSP, encoded by the exons ATGGCGGGCGAAAACGAGGAAGATAATGGCGAGACTACGCAGAGACTCCACTCCTCATTCGGAACTTCATCATCTTCGCTTCACCACACTCTTCCGCtgaatcaattaaacataccTCAGCTCCACATGCCTCAATTTCGCGGCCAGATTCGGCAGCAGCAGTCGCCTAATTCGTGCGGGGAAAGGGAAAACGGTGGGAAAAGGTTGGGCATTCCGCCGTCTCATCCGCAAATTCCTCCGATTTCGCCCTATTCGCAGATCCCGTTCAATCGAGCTGGAAATCAGCAGAATTTTAGCACTAGTCCAGGGCCATCGCATGGGCGATCTTTGTCACAGCCGGCATTTTTTGCAGTTGATTCGCTTCCGCCGTTAGTTCCTTCTCCTTATCGAGAGGCGCCTTCGAATTCTGTTTCCGACCGAATTTCGACTGATGTAGCTATGGAGGAGATGGAGGGTGGGGGTGGATCGCATCATATGTTACCGCCATCGCCTTTTGCGAGGGGAAGTGTGTGTAGAGCTGGAGAGAGTCTCCCTCCTCGTAAGGCTCATAGAAGGTCCAGTAGCGATATTCCGTTTGGATTTTCGAGCATTTTACAGTCTTCGCCTCCGCTTATGCCTTTGAGGAGTCCTGGTGCTCTTGATAGGTCAGGAACCCAGCCAGTGCAGTTGGTTAAGAGAGAGTCTAGTTGGGAGAAAGTCGAGGGGAGTGGAGAAGGGACGGGGGAGAGAAAATACGAAGATGATTTGTTCTCTGCATATATGAATTTGGACAATATTGATGCCTTCAACTCATCTGAGACAGATGACAAGCTGGGGAATGAGAACCGGGACGATTTGGACAGCAGAGCCAGTGGGACAAAGACAAATGGAGGCGATAGCAGTGATAATGAAGCGACTAGTAGCGTTAATGAAAGTGGGAGCAGTGCTCAGAAACCGAGAGTTTCTACATTGACTGAGAGGAGGGAAGGGATTAAAAGGAATGCTGGGGAAGATATTGCTCCAACCACGCGACATTATAGAAGTATCTCTATGGATAGTTTTATGGGAAATATGAGTTTTGATGAGTCGCCCAAAATGCCTCCGTCTCCTGGAACAAACCAACTCTCACCCACCAATTCACTTGATGCCAATACGAATGGTTTCAGCTTGGAATTTGGGAATGGGGAATTTAGTGGTGTTGAACTTAAGAAGATAATGACAAACGAGAAACTTGCTGAGATAGCCTCAAGTGATCCCAAGCGTGCAAAAAG GATCTTAGCTAATCGCCAATCTGCTGCTCGGTCAAAAGAGCGGAAGATGAAATATATTGTGGAGTTGGAACACAAGGTCCAAACATTACAGACTGAAGCTACTACATTGTCTGCCCAACTTACCATGCTTCAC CGAGACTCTACTGGACTTAGTAGCCAAAACAATGAGCTGAAGTTTAGGTTGCAGTCCATGGAACAACAGGCTCAACTGCGAGATG CACTGAATGAGGCATTGACGGCAGAGGTTCAACGTCTGAAGTTTGCAACTACTGAATTAAGTGGCAACCCCTTGAAGTTTCAGCAGTACCCTCAGATGTTTCAGTTACGGCACCAACAAGCCACACAAACGAACATGCATCAGTTGCAACAACAACAGCCACAGCAATCACAACAAGTGAAtggcaacaacaacaaaaacaccACTAAAGACGAGACAAAGCAATACTCGCCTTAG
- the LOC125211559 gene encoding amidophosphoribosyltransferase, chloroplastic-like: MAASTASTAVAACANSSTCLNARIHPSTTSFTLPIKTPQKPLHITQSKNPISEIIATGKSSSDLDSDSIISFDGDDKPREECGVVGIYGDEEASRLCYLALHALQHRGQEGAGIVSVHDNVLHSVTGVGLVSEVFSESKLDKLPGDMAIGHVRYSTAGASMLKNVQPFVAGYRFGSVGVAHNGNLVNYQALREELEENGSIFNTSSDTEVVLHLIAISKARPFFLRIVEACEKLEGAYSMVFLTEDKLVAVRDPFGFRPLVMGQRSNGAVVFASETCALDLIEATYEREVYPGEVIVVDKDGVQSVCLMPHFEPKSCIFEHIYFALPNSVVFGRSVYESRRKFGEILATESPVDCDVVIAVPDSGVVAALGYAAKAGVAFQQGLIRSHYVGRTFIEPSQKIRDFGVKLKLSPVRAVLEGKRVVVVDDSIVRGTTSSKIVRLIKEAGAKEVHMRISSPPIIASCYYGVDTPSPGELISNRMSVEEIREFIGCDSLAFLPIDSLKGMLGGDSTSFCYACFSGKYPVLPTGKVKRVGDFLDDGLSGSMESIDGGWLSENRNKEEGVKSST; this comes from the coding sequence ATGGCCGCCTCCACCGCCTCCACCGCCGTCGCCGCTTGCGCCAACTCCTCTACCTGCCTCAACGCTCGGATTCATCCCTCCACCACCTCGTTCACCCTCCCGAtcaaaaccccccaaaaaCCTCTCCACATTACTCAATCCAAAAACCCTATCTCGGAAATCATCGCCACCGGAAAATCCTCATCGGATTTGGATTCGGATTCAATCATCTCCTTCGACGGCGACGACAAGCCGCGAGAAGAATGCGGCGTCGTCGGAATCTACGGCGACGAAGAGGCGTCGCGCCTCTGCTACCTTGCTCTCCACGCGCTGCAGCACCGTGGCCAGGAGGGCGCCGGCATCGTATCCGTCCACGATAACGTCCTCCACTCCGTCACCGGCGTCGGCCTCGTCTCGGAGGTGTTCAGCGAGTCGAAGCTCGATAAATTGCCCGGGGACATGGCCATCGGCCACGTCCGCTACTCCACCGCCGGCGCCTCTATGCTGAAGAACGTCCAGCCGTTCGTCGCCGGCTACCGATTCGGCTCCGTCGGAGTCGCGCACAACGGGAATTTGGTGAATTACCAAGCGCTTCGTGAAGAGCTAGAGGAAAACGGCTCGATTTTCAACACCAGCTCCGATACGGAGGTCGTTCTTCACCTGATTGCGATATCGAAGGCGCGACCGTTCTTCCTGAGGATTGTCGAAGCTTGCGAGAAGCTGGAAGGAGCGTATTCGATGGTTTTCCTCACAGAGGACAAATTGGTTGCGGTTCGCGATCCGTTCGGTTTCCGCCCGCTGGTGATGGGGCAAAGGAGCAACGGCGCGGTGGTGTTCGCGTCGGAGACTTGCGCGTTGGATCTAATCGAAGCAACATACGAGAGAGAAGTGTATCCCGGCGAAGTCATCGTGGTTGATAAAGACGGCGTTCAATCCGTATGTTTAATGCCTCATTTCGAGCCAAAATCGTGCATTTTCGAGCATATCTACTTCGCATTGCCTAATTCCGTCGTATTCGGCCGATCCGTGTACGAGTCGAGGCGTAAATTCGGCGAAATCCTAGCCACAGAATCGCCGGTGGATTGCGACGTGGTGATCGCGGTGCCAGATTCCGGCGTGGTGGCGGCGTTAGGCTACGCCGCGAAAGCAGGGGTTGCGTTTCAGCAGGGGCTTATCCGGTCGCACTACGTAGGCAGAACATTCATCGAACCGTCGCAGAAAATTAGGGATTTCGGCGTGAAGCTGAAGCTGTCTCCGGTGAGGGCCGTGCTGGAGGGGAAGCGCGTGGTGGTGGTGGACGACTCGATCGTGAGGGGAACGACATCGTCCAAGATCGTGAGGCTGATCAAGGAGGCTGGGGCGAAGGAGGTGCACATGAGGATTTCGAGCCCTCCGATCATAGCTTCGTGCTACTATGGGGTCGACACGCCTAGCCCGGGCGAACTGATCTCGAATCGGATGAGTGTGGAGGAGATCAGGGAGTTCATTGGGTGTGATTCGCTGGCGTTCTTGCCCATTGATAGCTTGAAGGGGATGCTGGGGGGAGACTCGACAAGCTTCTGTTACGCGTGTTTCTCCGGGAAGTATCCGGTGTTGCCAACGGGGAAGGTGAAGAGGGTTGGGGATTTTCTTGATGATGGGTTGAGTGGGAGCATGGAGTCCATTGATGGAGGTTGGCTTAGTGAGAATAGAAACAAGGAGGAAGGGGTCAAGTCCTCTACCTAG
- the LOC125211560 gene encoding auxin-responsive protein SAUR50-like, whose protein sequence is MAIKKSSKLSQAAALKQILKRCSSLGKKQQHGYDHDPVDVPKGHFAVYVGENRSRYIVPISFLSHPDFQCLLRRAEEEFGFDHEMGLTLPCEEVFFRSLTSMIR, encoded by the coding sequence ATGGCaatcaaaaaatcaagcaaaCTCTCTCAAGCAGCAGCGCTCAAGCAGATCCTCAAACGCTGCTCCAGCCTCGGCAAGAAGCAGCAGCACGGCTACGACCACGACCCCGTCGACGTCCCCAAGGGCCACTTCGCCGTCTACGTCGGCGAGAACCGCAGCCGCTACATCGTCCCCATCTCCTTCCTCTCCCACCCGGACTTCCAATGCCTGCTCCGCCGAGCCGAGGAGGAGTTCGGATTCGACCACGAAATGGGGCTCACTCTCCCCTGCGAAGAGGTCTTCTTCCGATCGCTCACTTCCATGATCCGATGA